Proteins encoded by one window of Salvia splendens isolate huo1 chromosome 7, SspV2, whole genome shotgun sequence:
- the LOC121811644 gene encoding gibberellin 2-beta-dioxygenase-like, with amino-acid sequence MVVLSQPIVDGNLAQIKTCKAAGDSLAIPAVDLSQFGAKTLIVEACKELGFFKVINHRISVDFLTKLEGEAMKFFQLPPQEKAKSGPPNPFGYGSKVIGPNGDVGWVEYLLFSTNPDLASRNPNSAAPGISQSLREMANEYVSAVREMTCEVLEMIAEEMEMETRQALSRLISDEKSDSCFRMNHYPACPELQALSGRSLIGFGEHTDPQIISVLRSNNASGLQIRNADATWHSVPPDPTTFFFLVGDSLQVMSNGRLKSVKHRVLADSMKSRVSMIYFGGPPLTERIAPVKGVMEEGEESLYKEFTWSEYKKSAYKTRLGDNRLSFFEKSALADQ; translated from the exons ATGGTGGTGTTATCTCAGCCGATCGTCGACGGCAATCTCGCTCAGATCAAGACATGCAAGGCGGCGGGGGATTCCCTCGCTATCCCCGCCGTCGACCTGTCCCAATTCGGCGCCAAAACCCTCATTGTCGAAGCCTGCAAAGAGCTGGGTTTCTTCAAAGTGATCAACCACAGAATCTCCGTGGATTTCCTCACCAAATTGGAAGGCGAAGCCATGAAATTCTTCCAATTGCCGCCGCAGGAGAAGGCCAAATCCGGCCCCCCAAACCCCTTCGGCTACGGCAGCAAGGTCATCGGCCCCAACGGCGACGTCGGCTGGGTCGAGTACCTCCTCTTCTCCACCAACCCCGACCTCGCCTCCCGCAACCCTAACTCCGCCGCGCCGGGGATCTCCCAATCGCTACG GGAGATGGCGAACGAGTATGTATCGGCGGTTCGGGAAATGACGTGCGAGGTTCTAGAGATGATCGCggaggaaatggagatggaGACGAGGCAAGCGCTGAGCCGCCTGATCAGCGACGAGAAGAGCGATTCGTGCTTCCGGATGAACCACTACCCGGCCTGCCCGGAGCTGCAGGCATTGAGCGGCCGGAGCCTCATCGGCTTCGGCGAACACACCGACCCGCAAATAATATCCGTTTTGAGATCCAACAATGCATCGGGCCTCCAAATCCGAAACGCAGACGCCACGTGGCACTCCGTCCCACCTGACCCCACCACCTTTTTCTTCCTCGTTGGCGATTCACTGCAG GTGATGAGCAACGGGAGGCTAAAGAGCGTGAAGCATAGAGTGTTGGCGGACAGTATGAAATCGAGGGTGTCGATGATATACTTCGGAGGGCCGCCGTTGACGGAGAGGATAGCGCCGGTAAAGGGAGTGATGGAGGAAGGGGAGGAGAGTTTGTATAAGGAATTCACATGGTCTGAATACAAGAAGTCAGCCTACAAGACAAGGTTGGGTGACAATAGGTTGAGCTTTTTTGAGAAGTCTGCTCTTGCTGACCAATAg